The Humulus lupulus chromosome 4, drHumLupu1.1, whole genome shotgun sequence genome has a window encoding:
- the LOC133831249 gene encoding stress response protein NST1 has product MGAGMLGLEMPLQQQQNPSNTQNSHLLSHSQMMAYGHHDADHHPQAQPSVKHGYPYASKSTKVLTLSDEDDPGFIADDTSGDGKRKMSPWQRMKWTDDMVRLLIMAVYYIGDENGSEATDPTNKKKPTGGLLQKKGKWKSVSRAMMEKGFYVSPQQCEDKFNDLNKRYKRVNDILGKGTACRVVENQSLLDTMDLTPKMKEEVRKLLNSKHLFFREMCAYHNSCGHVGATTSNADGGANGANPSSELNASEPSSHVQPNQQNQQQRCFHTTDNSHVVSNLSRPETEHVSKLVKASASGGEDEEDDDEDDDSDDYDDDEDDEETEGGSRGPIGHGHEDIDDDNYERQRKRPRKGVLSESSQLIQQLSCEILAVIQDGSKSSWEKKQWLKSRMIQLEEQQVNFQCEAFELEKQRLKWVKFSSKKEREMEKAKFENEKRRLENERMVLLIRQKELEVLDLYHRSQQQQQHSSNKRSGGDPSSITG; this is encoded by the coding sequence ATGGGTGCCGGGATGCTTGGGCTAGAAATGCCTCTCCAACAACAGCAAAACCCATCAAATACTCAAAATTCTCACCTTTTGTCCCACTCTCAAATGATGGCATATGGCCATCATGACGCTGATCATCACCCTCAAGCTCAACCCTCTGTTAAACATGGTTACCCTTACGCTTCTAAATCCACCAAAGTTCTAACCCTTAGCGATGAAGATGATCCTGGTTTTATTGCTGACGATACTAGTGGGGATGGGAAGAGGAAGATGTCCCCGTGGCAAAGAATGAAGTGGACTGACGACATGGTTAGGCTTCTTATAATGGCGGTTTATTACATTGGCGATGAAAATGGTTCAGAAGCAACTGATCCCACAAACAAGAAGAAGCCCACCGGGGGATTATTACAGAAGAAAGGGAAGTGGAAATCGGTTTCTCGGGCTATGATGGAGAAAGGGTTCTATGTCTCTCCCCAGCAATGTGAGGACAAATTCAATGACTTGAATAAAAGATATAAGAGGGTAAACGACATACTTGGGAAAGGTACAGCTTGCCGGGTTGTGGAGAATCAGAGTTTGTTGGATACCATGGATTTGACACCAAAGATGAAGGAAGAAGTTCGAAAGTTGCTCAACTCCAAGCACTTGTTTTTCAGAGAAATGTGTGCTTACCACAATAGTTGTGGTCATGTTGGTGCTACTACTAGTAATGCTGATGGTGGAGCTAATGGAGCCAACCCGTCATCGGAGCTGAATGCCTCAGAGCCCTCGTCTCATGTTCAGCCTAATCAACAGAACCAACAACAACGGTGCTTTCATACGACAGACAACTCCCATGTCGTTTCTAATTTGAGCAGGCCAGAAACCGAGCATGTATCTAAATTAGTAAAAGCCTCAGCAAGTGGTGGTGAAGACGAAGAggatgatgatgaagatgatgattCTGATGACTAcgatgatgatgaagatgatgaggAAACTGAAGGTGGTTCCCGTGGTCCAATTGGGCATGGTCACGAAGACATTGATGATGATAACTATGAAAGACAGCGGAAAAGGCCAAGAAAAGGAGTCTTATCCGAATCTTCCCAGCTGATACAACAACTGAGCTGTGAGATTCTAGCTGTGATTCAAGATGGGTCGAAGAGTTCTTGGGAAAAGAAGCAGTGGTTGAAGAGTAGGATGATACAGTTGGAGGAGCAACAAGTGAACTTCCAATGCGAAGCTTTTGAGTTAGAAAAGCAAAGGCTTAAGTGGGTGAAGTTTAGTAGCAAAAAGGAGAGGGAAATGGAGAAAGCTAAGTTTGAAAATGAGAAGAGAAGGCTTGAGAATGAGAGAATGGTTCTACTCATTCGACAGAAAGAGCTTGAGGTGCTTGACCTTTATCATCGTTctcagcaacaacaacaacactcTTCAAACAAGAGAAGTGGTGGCGACCCATCTTCAATAACAGGATAA